The Juglans regia cultivar Chandler chromosome 16, Walnut 2.0, whole genome shotgun sequence nucleotide sequence GTGTGGAGGCATACCTAACATTGTAGCAAAAGCATGTGGTGGTCAAAGTATATGTATAgtccccaaaagaaaaaaaggtcgAAGTGGATGTAGGGAAGCTCTTTTTCCACAACTAGGATATGACCACAGGATGGTGagatatgtatttttataatctagctgcatgaaaaattttaaataaaatcaaccATACAAGTAGGGGATGAAATATTGAAACAAAATCTCATTATAATCGATTCCAACTACGTGGCCACATACATACATTACTGTGCAACCATTATtatatctagaaaaaaaaagttacttgGATACGTtttgaatagtaagataaaataaaatattttcactatccaaacacatGTCATGGAAACACATATAGATGGCTTTGAAGATTTTATCAGTCAAATTAAATGTATAACCAACCCAAAAGATCTGCAAAATAATTCACACGGGCCTCATGAAATGATAGGAATGCTCGGACTCGGAGTAGCTTTTTTCCAAACGATAGCATGGTATTGGCTAATGATTACTAAATGAGTTTCAGAATATTGATTCACTTAATTAAGAATCACAGGGAAAATccaaaaagaaattatacattTAGAGTTCTAGCCAGTTGAACTTCGACATTTAACTTTAAAGCCCACACACATGTATATTTTGATACTATTCGATCAATCACACTTTGTAAGTTTTCTGCCACCACCTTGACGTAGAATAATAAGATAGCAGTAGTGTTGGTACaggatgagggagagagagatgatgggtAATGAGGTTATTTAGGAAGGAAGTGAAGGGTCATTTAATGAAGGAGTCCGCGTTATGGGGGCAACAACAGGAAAGCTGGGAGTGTCAGTAAGTGTGGCGTGCATGACTGAGCAAGTGTAATGGTGAATGTTAATACCTCCAAAAATCGAATCAATATCTTCCGGCTTTCTCACggaaaatcaaaggaaaaagaaagtaggCAAATAAAGGGAAAATATTGTGTTTGGAGAAAGTGGTAATGTTGGTACTAACGAGACTGATGAAATATTTCGTAACACGGTAATAACTTGGCTTTTACGGTAATCTTCACTGCGGCTGGGTGGCCTCTGTGGTTTTTACTTCGTGTGTTTGATGCAGAAACTGTGAGAACCAGCTCATTTTCTGACTGGTGATTTTGGGTTGTTTCTTTAGCTTTTGCCTTTCGGTTTTTATTTTGGTGATGGTGAGTTAAAATTTCCCATTGGCAGTTCACTGTTCCACTGAATTTCCGATCTTGACGCAAAACGATTGGAATGCTGGTGTAATAGTTCGGATGGAATGCCGGTGTAATATGCCAGTCCCATTGGTGTTTGCAATTGCTTCTTCCTTGATACGGTTTTAGATTTATTGGTTTCGTTTTTGCTGATAATCATAGCCTGATACCACCTCAAACTTGGAATGCTTAATTTCACCTCATTACATGTAACTTTTTATTACACTAACCAGCTTTGTAGATTTGATATGTGGGTCTTGGTTTTTGTTGGAATTTACACGGAGAGTGGCTTTTGGGGTTCTGTGTTTATGTTTCCAACTTGATATGGAGCACATTTCTTCATGTGGGGTTTTAGGTCTATAACATTATACAACAAAGACATGATCTTCAGCTTAAATATTTTACTAGATTTCTGTGATGTACTCTGATAGATTCCTTTAGATTtcagttataatttttttgtgactttGTTGTTGGTAGTTGATGTTTGGTTGCTCATTACTATAATTAACTTCTGTTTTTTGTGATCTCTCTCCCATTTATTCCCGTACCGGtgcaaaaataaagagagatgcTTGTTGTCTACCGTTTTGGTGGTTTCTTCGACTGATGCCGAGATGCTGTTTCCGTTTCaggttttttcaaacttcaacgGTGGAAGAAATCATACATAAATGTGCTTTGTTTGATTTGTAGATGTTGGATTTGAAACTTGGAGCTTTAGAGGCCACAAGAGGGCCTGGTGGTATGAatgcttaaaaaataatggaaaacaAAGAAACAGAGTGATcaggaagagagaaaataaatagtgGGGGAAGTGAGGTGGATTCAGATTTGTGCTTGTGGCTGTCGCAAGTCTCAGCATTATTTTAATGTTAGGAGTCTGTTGGCGATGTCTCCTGGGCTGACTAGGTGCACCCGGACTCCGTGGGCTTTGCCGCCGACCAAGGAAACAGCCTCTTCTTTGCCTCTCTTGGCATTCAAGAgagtcttttcttaaaaaattgcACAAGTCCATCTTGTGTTTCCcttcatctctttctctctcttactcAGACTCTGTGCCTCGGTTTGCTGTCAAAAAAGATTCGCTCTCATAGCACCACAAGCATATATCCTTCCCCTCTTTGAGatccttcttttctctcttggaGACCAGGAGCTTGGTTGCATTGAGAAATCTGGTCCCCACACCTGGGACTCTTCTTTCTATTTCTGGGTATTTTCCCTCGATTGAAAAGTTGATGTATGGGGATGTGTCGGGGTGACTAGCACTACTCAGTTGAGTGTTGGAGAAGGCTGGTTTGAAGGTATAAAGGGTGAAGCTGATCTCTTGCTCTCAaagatgaagtttatgaaaCTTGGATCGAAGCCGGATTCCTTTCAGACTGATGGGAACGAATTCAGGTAAGATCTTTAAGAGATTTTAAAAACTGTGTtccatcaattttctttttgaatttgttttggaATTACTGGTGCTGCTTTTATGTTTGATGCATTTAGTTTGCGGTCCATTAAGGCTGTTACCGATAACTTGGCTCTTTCAACAGTTTCTCTGTTCGTTAAAAACCTCTTTGCCACCTCTTTCGCGTTAGGTTTACCGCTTAGATTGATGCTTACTGTAGCACTTTTGTTGAGGGCATTTTAAATTTAGGCtgatatttttcaaatgggtaatgatatttttcaaatatcgtGTCTTTATACTCGTTGCCACTATAAAGAGTTGTTTGGGGTAAATTTTAAATAGGGCCTATTTTAATGCAACTTTTGCTGGGTTTGAAAGTTCTATTTGTTTATCAGCTTTCTTTTTGAGCTTGCCCATTTTGCGGCCTTAAATCTGTACTCTTTTGATGTATGTCGATTGACCTTGGATGATTTTTCTCCCTTTGCATTTGAGGTTTgataggcaaaaaaaaaattaataaaaccaaGTTATTAGGGATAGCCTTATTATACAGAGAGaatacaagagagaacacctaattaacttatcaaaaaaaaaaaagagaacacctaattacaaggtAGGAACTAGAAAAATCAACAACGAAATCATGAAGACAGGCCCCATCAAGTACAATAGCAGATGCCCAAAGGAAGTGCtttgttttataatatgttcAAAATACGTCTGAAATGAGAGAATTATTAAATTTGTAGATTGatcttttttagttttcattaaattttgtaCGAATGCTTACAAATGTTATTCTTTTTTGACAGATGGGCACTGGTATTGTAGTATTGTTTTTCTAGTAGTTCCTCAGTTGGCATTATTTAGCAACTggatgttttgagatttttaaaaaatgatggttATTTTATCGATTGagtaaaaaatcattaattaccATTTTCATTGAATATTAATGATTTACATTTGTTCTGAACTTTGGATGCATCGGTTAACCAAAAAGCTGAGGAGTTATATCTGATCCTAGGTATAAAGGCATTAAACGCATTGAAAATTGAATCATTTCCCTTCAGGAATGGTATGGGAGAAAATGGGATCCTTTTGATTGTAAACCATCATCCAGACCATATATGGCAACCATAATACTAAACCGGGGATACTTAAATAACTACAATAGAGATAACTTGAAGCTTGGTGTATTTGAAACTGCACTGGTCTAGCAATATCACTTTTTGGCAAGTAATGGTGGTTTTACCCTGCTCTGGTGAAGTAGATTCCATGTCTATTATTTTAGTGCTTGCCAGTTGCCTTCCATTTAAGAGAGACTCGTGTCTTCAATTGAAATTGAAGCATGGTATTTGATTTACGGTAACTTGcttgtatttaatttttctcaGCAACTTTACGAGAGAATATCAATATGCAGGTATGCAGCAAGTGAGCTGGCAACAGACATTGTTCTTATTGTGGGGGATGTAAAATTCTATCTTCATAAGGTACAATATTATTTCACTGAGTACTGTTAGTATGAAATCAAGATAATCGTTTTTCAGCCccttttgactttttatttctcaagcTCCAACTGTATTTCTGTCCCCACTTTGTAGGATTTCATGATGCATGGAAGGCAGCCTATCTACTTACCCAGCATGTTTAAtctatgaaatatttatcttcaCGGATCCTTATACAAcataacaacttaaaaaaaaaatcaattattatcTATGTAAATGATAGGCAACTAATGCCAGCATACAGAGTCACAACGAGTTGAGCTAGGTCACTTGCAAACTGTGAGTTCTTCCACGCTTATAAAGCAGACCTTTAAATCCAGACTATGACTCAGCTCATTTGGTGTTGAAAGTgttatacatataatttattaccgagtaaaaataaataaaatggtagTAATAGAAACAACTTTAGTCTATAATTAGATAATCGCTGAattgattagaaaaataaagaaaagggaccaaaaaaagatttgataGTTATGAAGAGTGAAAATAAAGTGTTAAGAGGCATTGGTTGGCACTAGCCTTAACTTATAACCATCTGTAGTAGAACCATGCCACTATGGGCTCTAATTTACACTTTGGTGATGAATTCGAGCAGATTTGGGAAAACTTGGCTCAACCCTGTTCATTTGCATTCAAAGCAACTTGTCAATTTATTTTCTCTGATACCATCTAAAATATCTGGTGTGCAGTTTCCTCTACTGTCTAAGAGTGCCCGCTTGCAGAAGTTGGTCACAACCACTAACGAAGACAACACAGATGAAATTCACATGTCTAACATACCTGGTGGTCCATCTGCCTTTGAGATATGTGCCAAGTTTTGTTATGGCATGACTGTCACCCTCAATGCTTACAATGTTGTTGCAGCTCGATGTGCAGCCGAGTACCTAGAAATGAATGAGACTATGGAGAGAGGGAACCTCATTTATAAGATTGATGTCTTTCTTAGCTCTAGTATTTTCCGCAGCTGGAAAGATTCTATCATTGTTCTGCAGACTACAAAGTTTCTGTCACCCTTATCTGAGGAGTTGAAGGTGGTCAGCAACTGTATTGAATCTATAGCTACCAAGGCCTGTGTTGATGTTTCCAAGGTTAACTGGTCTTATACCTATAATCGGAAGAAGCTCCCGGAGGAAAATGGGAATGATTCGACCTGGAATGGTGTCAGAAACCGTTCAGTGCCAAAAGACTGGTGGGTTGAAGATTTGTGCGAGCTTGAAATTGATCTATATAAGCATGCTCTAATGAATATTAAAACTAAAGGGATAGTTTCAAATGATGTGATTGGGGAGGCCTTGAAAGCCTATGCCTATAGAAGGTTGCCCGGTTTCAGCAAGGGTTTGATTCAGTCAGGAGATATGGTAAAGTATCGGTCAATAGTGGACACAATAGTGTGGCTGTTGCCTGCAGAGAAAGGCAGTGTCACTTGTAGTTTCTTGCTCCAGTTGTTGAAAGCCTCCATTTTTATGGACTCAGGAGAGATGGCCAAGGTCGAGCTGGTAAGGAGAATAGGACAGCAACTGGAGGAGGCTTCTGTAAATGATCTTTTGATCCGAGCATCAGAAGAGGAAACTACTATGTTTGATGTTAGTTCAGTACAGAAAATAGTACAAGAGTTCCTAATGCAAGATCAGAATGCTGAGATTGAATCACTCGAAGAAAGCAATGAGCTTCATGAGACAAGAAGACCAGGGATTTTATTGGATGCTTCCAAGCTGATGGTAGCAAAATCGATAGATGGATACCTTGCTGAAATCTCTAAGGATCCCAACCTACCCTTGTCGATGTTTGTTGATCTTGCCAATATGGTGTCCGGTATCTGTCGGCCTGCTCACGATGGGCTTTATCGTGCCATTGACATGTATCTAAAGGTAGGAGTTTCTCAGATTATTTTATGGTGAATATTTAAGTTTCAAATTTGATGGTGCAAAACATGGTTTGCATTTTGTTGTAGTAGGTTTCACACTAGAAGTTTAGTTAATTAAGCACTGCCGTTGAATTCAAAATCAGTCAGTGTTATTGCTAGGAAAGTTCTACATAGAGTTGCATTTATTCACTGTGCCTTGATGCAGGAGCACCCAGGGATCAGCAAGAGCGAGAGGAAGAGGATATGCAAGCTGATGGACTGCAAGAAGCTTTCagttgatgcatgcatgcatgctgttcAAAATGAGAGACTGCCATTGCGTGTAGTTGTGCAGGTACTCTTTTTTGAGCAGGTTAGGGCTGCTGCATCTTCAGGCAGCAGCACTCCTGACCTACCAAAAGGCATCAAGGATCTAAATAGCGGCTCTCATGGGAGCTCGAGATCAGCAACAACAAACACAGAGGAAGACTGGGATGCAGTGGCGACAGCTGAGGAGCTCAAGGCACTAAAGGGGGAGCTAGCTGCTTTAAGGTTGGCCAATGGAGTTGGTGGCAGTGAGAGGAATGATGATGTTAAAGGTAATGTTGACAAAGCTGCCATTAACAAAATGAAAGGGCTGCTCAAGTCAAAGAAAATCTTTGCCAAACTGTGGTCTAGCAAAGGGGGGCAAGGTGACAATAGTGGCTCGGATTCATCAGAGAGTCTAGGTTCTGCCAACCCAGAGGAAGTTAAATCAACACCTTCCCGAAATAGGAGGCATTCAGTATCTTAGATTCAATCGACAGAAATAGTGTTGGTGGGTTCTTTTGGGCCTTTTGCTTTCTTAATGACATTAGCAAACTTCAACAGTAGTGCTTATCGTTTAATGTAGCAAAAATGAAGTGCATATAGATTTTAGATGAGGAGTTGAGAGTTGGTTTTGCTGAGAAATTTACTGTTAGTAGAGAAATTTCTCACTTGAGGGAATAACAAAGAAGGGTAACCGGTAGATAAGTCAAATGCCCAAAGAGGTAAGAGTTGTTGCCATTTAAAAGGGTGTTTTGAAGAAGACTTCCAACCACAATACAAAAGCTGTGGATCataccccccaaaaaaaaaaaaaaaacactttcaagTCCCCATTCATGAAAAAGAATCCCCCATTGCACTAAAGAGATTTATCCATTCCCCACTCGGGGTAGGGTTAATTCAATCTTTAGGAGTTGTAGGTTCATCTTAGAAGTTggtatcaaaggaaaaatgaagcTAATCTAATTatgattaacatatcatatgacaAAACCTAgaataatcatcaatgaaaataTAGCTCAAAACGTGCAACTATTGCCCCGGTTTGGGGCAATAATTGTGTTCAAGCCCAAGCTACAAAACCGTGAATTTCTTCCCCGAAGTCTTTGGCCCAGCTCCGATGCGCAACACTCTGTCTAAATCAGCTTGTCCTGCGCCCATAagttatttgaaagtttgtgtCACCTTacctatttttcattcattaatgatacttttgagatgcaaaatagtttttttctttacttttgcCAATCATCTTTTACAAGATCTTtgtcacaaataaattttgtcaaaataaattagtaaactaacgtgatttgatgtgatatgtcaaattatataaaaaaaaattattgtaaagtaaatttaatatattatataaaatatgtcaatttataagtttatttttataaaaaattgttgtGAGCGTAACATTTATCTTTCCAAAGAATTAAGCATAATATGCTTGCACTTGTTATCACAAGtgaccaaaaaacaaaactgtAAGTCTGGACTTGctattttattctatattttatctgGTCCTTAAGCTGATAATTAAACGCAAAACACCAACTTATTATCATACAAGAAGGTCAACACAACGTTATAAATCCTTCATATATCAAAGAGTTATGCTATTTTTACATGTAGCGCATAAACACACTGCTTATTATGTTTCCacgtaaataaaaataaaagaaaaaacacaaagaCCACACATTTCTTGCTAAAGTTCGATAAATCTACTAAAAACCATGTCCATTGCCATAGGTCCTATCTTGAATAGGTTTGAATTCCTGTAGACGGAGGAATATTCATATCTGAGAGATGGCTCATTATTAACAAGAAAACAAAGCTTGGAGCACCGGGGCCGGAGATGTTTGACCTCTATAAAGCCTTCAGTGCAATGAATACAGACAGGCAAAGATACAGCCGACATGTTTTGTACGGGCGCTTACATGGAAAAAGACACGAGAGAGGACGGACGGTTCGGTGTCCCCGGCAGCGCACGTTAGTGTTGGGTTTCCTTTGTTCCTTACTTCCGCATGTGCCGGAAATTTAACGTGAGCCGTTCTGACCAAAGTAGTCAAATTCCTCTACTTCATCGATGGGGGGAGTTCAAGATAATCGTATCTGTTACAGCTAGAGACATCTTGATAGGTAGTCGTCAGTCTTTGCTTAACTCGGGCCTTTCACGACATGGCATCAAAACAATCACATTTGACGAACCGAAGAGCACTtcagaataaaagaatataGTGATAAACTATTTAACAGTGATCCGAagaacatcatatatatacaaatacattttttgtttttgcctgATGGTGGATGAGTACTTGTGTACAGCTAATTAGTCAGAAGAAgagtgattttctgtaatctTCAGATACTAAGTTACATGGCAAAGAAGACCAAAACAGGTTCCAGAAACGCCAAACGAGAAGCCAATGCCGTCGTGGAAAAGGGTAAGGTTGCTTGTAATGTTAGAATTAAGAGTGAATGGTCAAATAAGATCAGTTCTACACACGTGTAGTCAGGCTGCTGGTAGTCGGTACACGGTTAAGTTGTATTATATGTGTTCTCAAGCTACAGTCCTTGACCTGTTGGGATTTTAAGAAAGTGATGGATAAGATCACAAAATGAAAAGTTgtatgtgaaaaaataataataacaataagagAGCTAAGTTTACCTGCATGGCTGCCAAAGCAGACAAAAAATCTTTGGATTGTTCAAGCAAAACCTGTTCTTTTGCAGTCACCTTCACCAGTTCGGTCACCAAGGAGTTCATATCCTCCGCCTGTGAGTGACAAATGGTTTCAGATATATGAGTTGATGCGAAGCACATGCAATGGCTTTCAATCAACCTATTTGATATAAGCATTTCTCAGTATCCATTTTTTCAGTATCATGCCAAGGCTGCAACAAAATTTGAAACAGTTTATTTTCCACCATTAGGGTGGAGTATCGATAACAAGCAAGAAAACATTTTGCTGTTGGTGTTTTCAGAGTCAGGTTTGCAGGATTCAGCACATCCAGATGGGTACCATTCTTccccaaacttaaaaaaaaatgactccTTTGAAAGCTCAGCTGAAACATTTTTGCACAACAAAGACCAATGATGGATTAAATGTAAGTAACAGGCTGGGACTGAATTGAAGCATGAGGCAACTTCTGTAGACTCTTGTATTTGGTGTTTTGACAGACAATCTGTCTCATTAAGAGACAACACATTGCAGCACTCCCATATTTATGTGagtttattagaaaaatataggATTCACAGTCTAGAGGCGATTGTCACCCTCACAAGTTCAACTGAGGGAGCAATAATGCCTTTCGATGTCATTTATACCCTCTTTCAGTTATGAGCCATTGTATCCATGCACCATGATATGTTTAAAGAGGACTAAACGAACAAAAGAATAGTACTCCTTGTCCAGCTATGATCCTGGTCTCAATCAATCTGTTCATATAGGAATTAAACAAAGTCAAAATTCATAAGCTAATAGGTTTATGTTTTACAAGCCATATCATAAGCTgtcttttttctaaaaaaaggtTAGAACCACCATTATAGTATGCATGAAGAGTTAAAAACTTTAATGACAGGAGTCTTAAATAAATTCCAGAACTACATTTTACATCATATAGGATAAGTTCTGAAACTACATATTACACCATAttggaataaatatataaaaagcaaACTAAGTGGTTCTTGTATAACAAGTTCCTTTAAGACTCGTCAAGATAATATGAGGTGCCAGAAAGTTTAGTACTTGCAGGTTTCATAATGCATGCCTCGGTGATTCATAATGCAAGTCTGACATTCATTTAGAATACCAAAAGATTTATGAGGAATCAAACTTTCTAAGTAGCTCCCTTAAAGCCACTACATATTTTAATGAAGTcttgttaaaaaacaaaagagcacTTTTAAAGCAGATATGGACTAATTTGTTCATTAACTCAGTCAAAGTCATTAATAATTGTAGGTCACATCTCTGATTTTGCAAAAACCAATCTTGTCCATAATTCTTCAATTCCCATCTAAATAATTCCTACCCTATATGTATCAAATATGCTAAGTTGCATGAGCACTTGATTTCTATCTTCCTTCACATTCTAAGTAGCTCCTTTAAAGCCACTACATATTTTAATGAAgtcttattaaaaaacaaaagagcacTTTTAAAGCAGATATGGACTAATTTGTTCATTAACTCAGTCAAAGTCATTAATAATTGTAGGTCACATCTCTGATTTCGCAAAAATAAATCTTGTCCATAATTCTTCAATTCCCATCTAAATAATTCCTACCTATGTATCAAATATGCTAAGTTGCATGAGCACTTGATTTCTATCTTCCTTCACTTTCTAAGTAGCTCCTTTAAAGCCACTACATATTTTAATGAAGTcctattaaaaaacaaaagagcacTTTTAAAGCAGATATGGACTAATTTGTTCATTAACTCAGTCAAAGTCATTAATAATTGTAGGTCACATCTCTGATTTCGCAAAAATCAATCTTGTCCATAATTCTTCAATTCCCATCTAACACTGTCAAAGGTGGATTGTTTTGCTCAAAGCCTTATAACATCTaggataaaattaaaaaatttcttgTAGTAGCAGCACTTTATTTCAGAATGTTTGAGATACAATTTACAATGTCATTAACTGCACACAGCTTTgtaaatggaaaaataatttgctaGACCAAGAATGGAATCACCTTCGACAAAAGAGAGTACATTGAGGATGCCATTGCCTGCATCACATCAACTGCCGAGCCCAAAGCATCctttaagttttgaatatcagcctgataaaaataaaaccggATTGATTCACAACTTCAACAACACCAATGTTTGAGCCTTTGAAAAGCTAATAATTATCTCAAGGCTCTGGGCTGAGTACCAGGAGAATCTACAAAACCAAGAAAATGGAGAAAGGTACATACTACGGCTTTTCCAACAACCGGAAGACGGAAAGTACTGGCCCTCAAAGCTTCGGTTGCTCCTTCTAAAGAATTAGAGTGATCTCTATCTAAAAGGGACCATTCTTCCAAATGATTCATCTACATTCACCAAGCATAACAAACTTCATTGTAAAAACTGGAATCATATATCAGGAGCAGCTCTCCTTCCACAGAACTAcagactcagagagagagaatagcCACATATCATAACCTTATAATTACAAAAAGTAAAGGAACCAAACCTACAAAAGAAATGCGTAGTAGTTGGAGTCGGTGCTCGCCTATGGACCCATGgggataacttttttttttttaagtaataagttatttcattgatataaagataggcatagcccaggtacacccATGGGGAtaactcttttaaaaatgaaGTCAGATTTTTAATGGAGCAAGAAACCTTATCAAAGATTAGTAATTActaacaaataaacaaacaaggtCCTACCAtgttctactatatatatatatatatattcaggagTGAGAGGAGATGCACAACTAAAGTGAAGCTTGATTTAGAAGGAAGAAATTAATACACAACAAATCATTCTACATTGCGTACAGTGTTAGTGTTTTATGGTGTATTGCTAGGCTCATCAGAAGAGCACCAAACATTTCTACATTAAATGGACGTGGATGACCAAACCTGTCCCACATTTGAATAACTGGGTATTTAAGAGCCAAGGGCAACAAGCATAAAACCAATTGCAATATTGTAAAGTTCTCAAACTTACATGTCCCCTGAGGATGGAAGCTAGCTTTCTTACcatatacatgtttttttttttttttttttttcaattataaaaaagtaaaagttcAGAATCTTACTTGTCCCCTGAGGATGGAAGCTAACTTCAGTTTTTGCCTCAGCAATAGCAACTTGATTCTTTTAAGTGTGACGGTGTGTCGTAGTTCTGAGATAGTTACCCATGCATTCCACAGATTTTTCTGATACAAagaataaagttaaaataagaCCAGTGGACTAAATATTGCATTGACCATCCTGCAAAATATAGCAGCTAACTGATTGCATTACATCTTATGCAGCCACAGATGCCACCATGAAAAATGCTTGGGAGGTGACAGCAAGCTCT carries:
- the LOC109014208 gene encoding BTB/POZ domain-containing protein NPY2, with protein sequence MKFMKLGSKPDSFQTDGNEFRYAASELATDIVLIVGDVKFYLHKFPLLSKSARLQKLVTTTNEDNTDEIHMSNIPGGPSAFEICAKFCYGMTVTLNAYNVVAARCAAEYLEMNETMERGNLIYKIDVFLSSSIFRSWKDSIIVLQTTKFLSPLSEELKVVSNCIESIATKACVDVSKVNWSYTYNRKKLPEENGNDSTWNGVRNRSVPKDWWVEDLCELEIDLYKHALMNIKTKGIVSNDVIGEALKAYAYRRLPGFSKGLIQSGDMVKYRSIVDTIVWLLPAEKGSVTCSFLLQLLKASIFMDSGEMAKVELVRRIGQQLEEASVNDLLIRASEEETTMFDVSSVQKIVQEFLMQDQNAEIESLEESNELHETRRPGILLDASKLMVAKSIDGYLAEISKDPNLPLSMFVDLANMVSGICRPAHDGLYRAIDMYLKEHPGISKSERKRICKLMDCKKLSVDACMHAVQNERLPLRVVVQVLFFEQVRAAASSGSSTPDLPKGIKDLNSGSHGSSRSATTNTEEDWDAVATAEELKALKGELAALRLANGVGGSERNDDVKGNVDKAAINKMKGLLKSKKIFAKLWSSKGGQGDNSGSDSSESLGSANPEEVKSTPSRNRRHSVS